A section of the Agromyces aurantiacus genome encodes:
- a CDS encoding OsmC family peroxiredoxin → MALTSESTTVWNGTLFEGSGRTRLDSSKVAEFDVNWKARSEGEAGVTNPEELLAAAHSACFSMAFSLALVQAGHTPESIQTTAAVTFQPGEGVTGSHLLVSARVPGITEAEFERIAGEAKANCPISKALGGTPITIEAELA, encoded by the coding sequence ATGGCACTGACGAGCGAATCCACCACGGTCTGGAACGGCACGCTCTTCGAGGGGTCGGGCCGCACGCGGCTGGACTCGTCGAAGGTCGCCGAGTTCGACGTGAACTGGAAGGCCCGGTCCGAGGGCGAGGCCGGGGTCACCAACCCGGAGGAGCTCCTGGCCGCGGCGCACTCCGCGTGCTTCTCGATGGCGTTCTCGCTCGCACTCGTCCAGGCCGGTCACACCCCCGAGAGCATCCAGACCACGGCGGCCGTCACGTTCCAGCCCGGCGAGGGCGTCACGGGCAGCCACCTCCTCGTGAGCGCGCGCGTGCCGGGGATCACCGAGGCCGAGTTCGAGCGCATCGCCGGCGAGGCGAAGGCGAACTGCCCGATCTCGAAGGCGCTCGGCGGCACGCCGATCACGATCGAAGCCGAGCTCGCGTAG
- a CDS encoding DUF4395 domain-containing protein — protein MSRTTPEPTGSRGETARSGIDPRGPRFTAAVTATLLLVTAVLGFGGLDLAALLLLAAIAAVFAWSAAAGVTRNPFGLVFRAFVRPRLAPPSELEDPRPPTFAQFVGFLVTGTGVALGLFGVEAAVPIAASIAFVAAFLNAAFAFCLGCQVYLLLVRARVIRPA, from the coding sequence GTGTCCCGCACCACGCCTGAGCCCACCGGATCCAGAGGCGAGACCGCCCGCTCGGGCATCGACCCGCGCGGTCCCCGGTTCACCGCGGCGGTCACGGCCACGCTGCTCCTGGTGACCGCCGTGCTCGGATTCGGCGGCCTCGACCTCGCGGCGCTGCTCCTCCTGGCCGCGATCGCGGCCGTCTTCGCGTGGAGCGCGGCGGCCGGCGTGACGCGCAACCCGTTCGGGCTCGTGTTCCGCGCGTTCGTGCGCCCCCGGCTCGCGCCGCCGTCGGAGCTCGAGGACCCGCGTCCGCCGACGTTCGCCCAGTTCGTGGGCTTCCTCGTGACGGGCACGGGGGTCGCGCTCGGCCTGTTCGGCGTCGAGGCCGCCGTGCCGATCGCCGCGTCGATCGCGTTCGTCGCCGCGTTCCTGAATGCGGCGTTCGCGTTCTGCCTCGGCTGCCAGGTCTACCTGCTGCTCGTCCGCGCCCGGGTCATCCGCCCCGCCTGA
- a CDS encoding thioredoxin family protein, with protein sequence MDLVPALVAGLGLPLVTLVAGLAWKARDGRVRTVEADVSGRAASEARRTADDLGLAADRLGADATLVQFSTEYCSRCPATARALGALADEYDGVRHVEIDLTRDPALADRFRVTQTPTVLVLDADGSTAGRIAGVPRTGDLRTLIDDLTRRNRVPHHA encoded by the coding sequence ATGGATCTCGTGCCCGCGCTCGTCGCCGGACTCGGGCTGCCGCTCGTGACGCTCGTGGCCGGCCTGGCGTGGAAGGCGCGCGACGGACGCGTCCGCACGGTCGAGGCCGACGTGTCCGGCCGCGCGGCGAGCGAGGCGCGCCGCACCGCCGACGACCTCGGGCTGGCCGCCGACCGCCTCGGCGCCGACGCGACGCTCGTGCAGTTCTCGACGGAGTACTGCAGCCGCTGCCCCGCGACCGCGCGGGCGCTCGGCGCGCTCGCGGACGAGTACGACGGTGTACGGCACGTCGAGATCGACCTCACTCGCGACCCGGCGCTGGCCGACCGGTTCCGCGTCACGCAGACGCCGACCGTGCTCGTGCTCGACGCGGACGGATCGACCGCCGGGCGCATCGCGGGCGTGCCGCGGACCGGCGACCTGCGCACCCTCATCGACGACCTGACCCGGAGGAACCGTGTCCCGCACCACGCCTGA
- a CDS encoding thymidylate synthase, with the protein MASAIPTPYEDLLRDVLEHGTPKSDRTGTGTRSVFGRQIRFDLSQGFPLITTKRVHFKSIAYELLWFLRGESNVRWLQEHGVTIWDEWADAAGELGPVYGVQWRSWPTPSGEQVDQIAQVIEQIRTNPDSRRLIVSAWNPADIPRMALAPCHALFQFHVADGRLSCQLYQRSADLFLGVPFNIASYALLTHMIAQQTGLEVGDFVWTGGDCHIYDNHVEQVREQLSRDPYPYPTLRLARRPDSIDDYRFEDFEVVGYEHHPAIRAAVAV; encoded by the coding sequence GTGGCCAGCGCGATCCCGACCCCGTACGAAGACCTGCTCCGCGACGTGCTCGAGCACGGCACGCCCAAGTCCGACCGCACCGGCACCGGCACGCGCAGCGTGTTCGGCCGGCAGATCCGGTTCGACCTCTCGCAGGGGTTCCCCCTCATCACGACCAAGCGCGTGCACTTCAAGTCGATCGCGTACGAACTGCTGTGGTTCCTGCGCGGCGAGTCGAATGTGCGCTGGCTGCAGGAGCACGGCGTCACCATCTGGGACGAGTGGGCGGATGCCGCGGGCGAGCTCGGTCCCGTCTACGGCGTGCAGTGGCGATCGTGGCCGACACCGTCGGGCGAGCAGGTCGACCAGATCGCGCAGGTGATCGAGCAGATCCGTACCAACCCCGACTCGCGCCGCCTCATCGTCTCGGCCTGGAACCCCGCCGACATCCCGCGGATGGCGCTCGCGCCCTGCCACGCGCTGTTCCAGTTCCACGTCGCCGACGGGCGCCTGTCGTGCCAGCTCTACCAGCGCAGCGCCGACCTGTTTCTCGGCGTGCCCTTCAACATCGCCTCGTACGCGCTGCTCACCCACATGATCGCCCAGCAGACCGGGCTCGAGGTCGGCGACTTCGTGTGGACCGGTGGCGACTGCCACATCTACGACAACCACGTCGAGCAGGTGCGCGAACAGCTCTCGCGCGACCCCTACCCGTACCCGACCCTGCGCCTCGCGCGCCGGCCCGACTCGATCGACGACTACCGGTTCGAGGACTTCGAGGTGGTCGGCTACGAGCACCACCCCGCGATCCGCGCGGCCGTGGCCGTATGA
- a CDS encoding dihydrofolate reductase, giving the protein MSGGGADGAAPGIGLIWAEAHGGVIGAAGGMPWHVPEDLAHFKRTTDGEPVVMGRRTWDSLPPRFRPLPGRANIVVTRQADWAAEGAVRAASADEALALAASDADERVWVIGGAELFARTIDSADRLVVTELDLDVDGDTFAPARTPDWRVVVVDPPTGWHASRTGIRYRFLTLAR; this is encoded by the coding sequence ATGAGCGGCGGCGGGGCGGATGGCGCGGCGCCCGGCATCGGCCTGATCTGGGCCGAGGCGCACGGGGGAGTGATCGGCGCCGCCGGCGGCATGCCGTGGCACGTGCCGGAGGACCTCGCGCACTTCAAGCGCACGACCGACGGCGAGCCCGTCGTCATGGGCCGCCGCACCTGGGACTCGCTGCCGCCGCGGTTCCGTCCACTGCCCGGTCGCGCGAACATCGTCGTGACGCGGCAGGCGGACTGGGCGGCGGAGGGCGCGGTGCGCGCCGCCTCGGCCGATGAGGCGCTCGCGCTCGCGGCATCCGACGCCGACGAGCGGGTCTGGGTCATCGGCGGGGCCGAGCTGTTCGCGCGCACGATCGACTCCGCCGACCGCCTCGTGGTGACCGAGCTCGACCTCGACGTCGACGGCGACACCTTCGCGCCGGCGCGCACGCCCGACTGGCGCGTCGTGGTCGTCGACCCGCCCACCGGATGGCACGCCTCGCGCACCGGCATCCGCTACCGCTTCCTCACCCTCGCCCGCTGA
- a CDS encoding type IV toxin-antitoxin system AbiEi family antitoxin domain-containing protein: MWHPMQVAAICETLGAVARRRELAQHGVDGRAVRRAVASGAIVRIRSGVYALPGLPAPTRTALRHGGVLACVSVARQRGLWVLPIDGLVHVALAPHGHAHPHADCTCVQHWNELGPSRTEVTLVDALLQMRGCVGEDAFFAALESALHQRILTPLGRAELRDRITESARWLVELARSDAESGLESLLRLRLHRLGLELHAQVQVPGVGRVDFVIGDRLILEVDGRDGHDDEPSRHKDRVRDAVAAAHGFDTIRFDYDLVVHEWHLVEQAILAKVARDLHLEPWSERLRSA; this comes from the coding sequence GTGTGGCATCCGATGCAGGTGGCGGCGATCTGCGAGACGTTGGGCGCCGTCGCGCGTCGGCGCGAGCTCGCGCAGCACGGCGTCGACGGACGCGCGGTACGCCGAGCGGTGGCATCCGGTGCGATCGTCCGGATCCGGTCGGGCGTGTACGCGCTCCCGGGACTGCCGGCCCCGACGAGGACCGCGCTGCGACACGGAGGGGTGCTCGCCTGCGTCTCCGTCGCGCGCCAGCGGGGCCTCTGGGTGCTTCCGATCGACGGCCTCGTGCACGTCGCGCTCGCGCCGCACGGTCACGCCCACCCGCATGCAGACTGTACGTGCGTCCAGCACTGGAACGAGCTCGGACCATCGCGAACCGAGGTCACGCTGGTCGACGCCCTGCTGCAGATGCGAGGATGCGTCGGAGAGGACGCATTCTTCGCCGCGCTCGAGTCGGCGCTGCACCAGCGCATCCTGACGCCCCTCGGCCGAGCCGAACTGCGCGACCGCATCACGGAGTCGGCGCGTTGGCTCGTCGAGCTCGCGCGCAGCGACGCCGAAAGCGGGCTCGAATCCCTGCTGCGCCTCAGGCTCCATCGCCTGGGACTCGAGCTGCACGCCCAGGTCCAGGTGCCGGGCGTCGGGCGCGTCGACTTCGTCATCGGCGACCGCCTGATCCTCGAGGTCGACGGTCGCGACGGACATGACGACGAGCCGAGCCGGCACAAGGACCGCGTGCGCGACGCCGTCGCCGCGGCGCACGGGTTCGATACCATCCGGTTCGACTACGACCTCGTCGTGCACGAATGGCACCTAGTCGAGCAGGCGATCCTGGCCAAGGTCGCGCGTGACCTGCACCTGGAGCCGTGGTCGGAGCGCCTGCGCTCCGCCTGA
- the dapA gene encoding 4-hydroxy-tetrahydrodipicolinate synthase has protein sequence MSAENPFGQVLVALVTPMTADGEVDWPGVEKHIDDVIDAGADGIVVTGTTGETSTLTDPEKIRLVEVGKDVAAGRAKIITGGGSNETAHAIELYKHSEQVGADGIMIVTPYYNKPTQAGILTHFRLVADATDLPVILYDIPGRTGVPIKYETILRLAKHPNILAIKDAKGDFSEVSRVLNQTDLMYFSGDDANVLPHLSIGATGLIGVTANIAPAPYRTMVDAVNRGDLAAATAEHRRLEPLVRAVMTHVPGTVAAKYILHGLGRIGSPRVRLPLVGPEEWEAALIEDEIDLVQGVPGVDFHNFRPDRNAAAGGALPKVAGTTR, from the coding sequence GTGAGTGCAGAGAACCCCTTCGGACAGGTGCTGGTCGCGCTCGTCACGCCCATGACGGCGGACGGCGAGGTCGATTGGCCCGGGGTCGAGAAGCACATCGACGACGTCATCGACGCGGGTGCCGACGGGATCGTGGTCACGGGCACCACGGGCGAGACGAGCACGCTCACCGACCCCGAGAAGATCAGGCTCGTCGAGGTCGGCAAGGATGTCGCGGCCGGCCGCGCGAAGATCATCACGGGCGGCGGCTCCAACGAGACCGCGCACGCCATCGAGCTCTACAAGCACAGCGAGCAGGTCGGCGCCGACGGCATCATGATCGTCACGCCGTACTACAACAAGCCCACGCAGGCGGGCATCCTCACGCACTTCCGGCTGGTGGCGGATGCCACGGACCTCCCCGTGATCCTCTACGACATCCCCGGTCGCACGGGCGTGCCCATCAAGTACGAGACCATCCTGCGCCTCGCCAAGCACCCCAACATCCTCGCCATCAAGGACGCCAAGGGCGACTTCAGCGAGGTCAGCCGGGTGCTCAACCAGACCGACCTCATGTACTTCTCGGGCGACGACGCGAACGTGCTGCCGCACCTCTCGATCGGCGCGACCGGCCTGATCGGCGTCACGGCGAACATCGCGCCGGCGCCCTACCGCACGATGGTCGACGCCGTGAACCGCGGCGACCTGGCGGCGGCGACGGCCGAGCACCGGCGGCTCGAGCCGCTCGTGCGCGCGGTCATGACGCACGTGCCGGGCACGGTCGCGGCGAAGTACATCCTGCACGGCCTCGGCCGCATCGGCAGCCCGCGCGTGCGCCTGCCGCTCGTCGGTCCCGAGGAGTGGGAGGCCGCGCTCATCGAGGACGAGATCGACCTCGTGCAGGGCGTCCCCGGCGTGGACTTCCACAACTTCCGTCCCGACCGCAACGCGGCCGCGGGCGGCGCGCTGCCGAAGGTGGCCGGCACCACCCGCTGA
- a CDS encoding ribonuclease J, with amino-acid sequence MPDEVIDPAPLEAGTLRVIPIGGLGEVGRNMTSFEIDGKLLIVDCGVLFPEEHQPGVDLILPDFGFLRDRLDDIVAVVLTHGHEDHIGAVPYLLKLRADIPLVGSQLTLALVEAKLKEHRIQPYSLTVKEGQTERLGPFDLEFVAVNHSIPDALAVAIRTSAGTVLATGDFKMDQLPLDGRLTDLREFARLGREGVDLFLVDSTNADVPGFTPLERSIGPVLDEVIARSPRRVIVASFSSHVHRVQQVLHAAHANGRRVALLGRSMVRNMTIAADLGYLDVPPGVLVDFKKAGDIPDDRIVYMSTGSQGEPMAVLSRMANRDHQIEIGEGDTVILASSLIPGNENAVYRVIDGLTKLGANVVHKGNAKVHVSGHAAAGELLYCYNILQPRNVLPVHGEYRHLVANARLAQDTGIPAERTFLAENGTVLDLKDGRADIVGQLDLGFVYVDGSTVGEITDADLKDRRILGEEGFISVIVVVDASTGRVIVGPEIHARGFAEDDAVFEDVKPKIIAALADAAHHGVRDPHALSQTVRRTLGSWVNRRLRRRPMLVPLVIEA; translated from the coding sequence ATGCCCGACGAAGTCATCGACCCCGCGCCGCTGGAAGCCGGCACGCTCCGGGTCATCCCCATCGGCGGCCTCGGCGAGGTCGGCCGCAACATGACGAGCTTCGAGATCGACGGCAAGCTGCTGATCGTCGACTGCGGCGTGCTGTTCCCCGAGGAGCACCAGCCCGGCGTCGACCTGATCCTGCCCGACTTCGGCTTCCTGCGGGACCGGCTCGACGACATCGTCGCGGTCGTGCTCACGCACGGCCACGAGGACCACATCGGCGCCGTGCCGTATCTCCTGAAGCTCCGCGCCGACATCCCGCTGGTCGGCTCGCAGCTCACGCTCGCGCTGGTCGAGGCGAAGCTCAAGGAGCACCGCATCCAGCCGTACAGCCTCACCGTGAAGGAGGGGCAGACCGAGCGGCTCGGGCCGTTCGACCTCGAGTTCGTGGCCGTGAACCACTCGATCCCCGATGCGCTCGCGGTCGCGATCCGCACGAGCGCGGGCACGGTGCTGGCCACGGGCGACTTCAAGATGGACCAGCTCCCGCTCGACGGGCGCCTCACGGACCTCCGCGAGTTCGCGCGGCTCGGCCGGGAGGGCGTCGACCTGTTCCTCGTCGACTCCACCAACGCGGATGTCCCGGGGTTCACGCCGCTCGAGCGTTCGATCGGGCCCGTGCTCGACGAGGTCATCGCGCGCTCGCCGCGGCGCGTGATCGTCGCGAGCTTCTCGAGCCATGTGCACCGCGTGCAGCAGGTGCTGCACGCCGCGCACGCCAACGGGCGCCGCGTCGCACTGCTCGGGCGCTCGATGGTGCGCAACATGACCATCGCCGCGGACCTCGGCTACCTCGACGTGCCGCCGGGCGTGCTGGTCGACTTCAAGAAGGCCGGCGACATCCCCGACGATCGCATCGTCTACATGTCGACGGGCTCGCAGGGCGAGCCGATGGCGGTGCTCAGTCGCATGGCCAACCGCGACCACCAGATCGAGATCGGCGAGGGCGACACCGTCATCCTGGCGTCGAGCCTGATCCCGGGCAACGAGAACGCGGTGTACCGGGTCATCGACGGGCTGACGAAGCTCGGCGCGAACGTGGTGCACAAGGGCAACGCGAAGGTGCACGTCTCGGGCCACGCGGCTGCGGGCGAGCTGCTCTACTGCTACAACATCCTGCAGCCGAGGAACGTGCTGCCGGTGCACGGCGAGTACCGCCACCTGGTGGCGAACGCGCGCCTCGCACAGGACACGGGCATCCCCGCCGAGCGCACGTTCCTCGCCGAGAACGGCACCGTGCTCGACCTGAAGGACGGCCGCGCCGACATCGTCGGCCAGCTCGACCTGGGCTTCGTGTACGTCGACGGCTCGACCGTGGGCGAGATCACGGACGCCGACCTGAAGGACCGCCGCATCCTCGGCGAGGAGGGCTTCATCTCGGTCATCGTGGTCGTCGACGCGTCGACCGGGCGCGTGATCGTCGGACCGGAGATCCACGCGCGCGGTTTCGCGGAGGACGACGCGGTGTTCGAGGACGTGAAGCCCAAGATCATCGCGGCGCTGGCCGATGCCGCGCATCACGGCGTGCGCGACCCGCACGCGCTCTCGCAGACCGTGCGCCGCACGCTCGGCAGCTGGGTGAACCGGCGGCTGCGCCGGCGGCCGATGCTGGTGCCGCTGGTCATCGAGGCGTAG
- a CDS encoding GNAT family N-acetyltransferase produces MADFTIRPAGPADGAFLADMVVEAANWRVGATRPRPSVLADARHGAYVAGWQRPADRGVVALDGDARPVGAAWYRLFGADRPSLGFVAAGVPELIIGVRPLWRAQGVGRALLRALADRARVEGFARLALSVEHGNFAHELYRSEGFSVVASTADRDTMVRVLR; encoded by the coding sequence ATGGCGGACTTCACCATCCGACCCGCGGGACCGGCCGACGGCGCGTTCCTCGCCGACATGGTCGTCGAGGCCGCGAACTGGCGGGTCGGCGCGACGCGTCCGCGCCCGTCGGTGCTCGCCGATGCGCGGCACGGCGCGTACGTCGCCGGATGGCAGCGCCCCGCCGACCGCGGCGTGGTCGCGCTCGACGGCGACGCCCGGCCGGTCGGCGCCGCGTGGTACCGCCTGTTCGGTGCGGACCGGCCGTCGCTGGGATTCGTGGCCGCGGGCGTGCCCGAGCTCATCATCGGCGTGCGCCCCCTGTGGCGGGCGCAGGGCGTGGGCCGTGCGCTGCTGCGCGCGCTCGCCGACCGCGCTCGCGTCGAGGGGTTCGCACGGCTCGCACTGTCGGTCGAGCACGGCAACTTCGCGCACGAGCTGTACCGCTCCGAGGGGTTCTCCGTGGTCGCGTCGACCGCCGACCGCGACACCATGGTGCGCGTGCTGCGCTGA
- a CDS encoding FtsK/SpoIIIE family DNA translocase, with translation MATSTRSNGRASGASGRGSSTRTAPTKKLPAQRASTRTPKAAAAAKDGPGLLVRAWMGLAHLTGGAARALGPETLAKEERRDGLPFFLVLLAVAGAVVEWFLINDPVAQMLDAYTFGGLFGRVAFALPVVMLMFAVWLFRHPSSVHDNTRIGIGLGMLLITVSALCHLFGGQPSPSEGMAVLARAGGILGWMLAQPLILLLTDVGAAVVLVLLALLSLLILTKTPPNRIPQRFRDLYAWLFGAPDSADDTAAAPEEKPKRRSRRERAEQVELDGIDGDDETPGGLLPWWRRNASNREEDPEFAAAGAEGLTEVFGPGSAAGSFETPLEGVRPADAYGAGVIDELERAESALQRFTGEVPHGGTGLQGDDPGATSVLGVGGAPAGASDAGAGAPVASADEAAAPEPDRPYHLPASSTLAAGAPGKTRSAVNDEVVRQITGVLEQFGVDAKVTGFSRGPTVTQYEIELGPGVKVERVTALSKNLAYAVASNEVRILSPIPGKSAIGVEIPNADRETVTLGDVLRSGAAVNAKHPMTIGVGKDVGGGYVVANLAKMPHLLVAGSTGSGKSSFVNSMITSLLMRAKPSEVRMVLVDPKRVELAPYAGVPHLITPIITNPKKAAEALQWVVKEMDMRYDDLASFGFRHIDDFNKAVVNNEIILPAGSERKLKPYPYLLVVVDELADLMMVAPRDVEDSIVRITQLARASGIHLVLATQRPSVDVVTGLIKANVPSRLAFAVTSVTDSRVILDQPGADKLIGQGDALFLPMGASKPIRVQGAWVTEAEIERVVTHVTRQARPEYRNDVAAAVEKKEIDSDIGDDLELLLAAAELVVSTQFGSTSMLQRKLRVGFAKAGRLMDLLESREIVGPSEGSKARDVLVTPEQLPGVLAKLRGEEPAAPAAPAASAPPAQPAPAAAPAPAPAPAAPAAPAAPADVDDRYDDPVGRIPEGLEEVDADSDEDAWGLTGRD, from the coding sequence ATGGCTACGAGCACCAGGTCGAACGGTCGTGCCTCGGGCGCGTCCGGGCGCGGCTCGTCGACGCGCACCGCGCCCACCAAGAAGCTGCCGGCGCAGCGCGCGAGCACGCGCACGCCGAAGGCCGCTGCCGCCGCGAAGGACGGGCCCGGCCTCCTCGTGCGGGCCTGGATGGGCCTCGCGCACCTGACCGGCGGCGCCGCGCGCGCCCTCGGCCCCGAGACGCTCGCGAAGGAGGAGCGTCGTGACGGGCTGCCGTTCTTCCTCGTGCTGCTCGCGGTCGCGGGCGCCGTGGTCGAGTGGTTCCTCATCAACGACCCGGTCGCGCAGATGCTCGACGCCTACACGTTCGGCGGCCTCTTCGGGCGCGTCGCGTTCGCGCTGCCCGTGGTGATGCTCATGTTCGCCGTCTGGCTGTTCCGGCATCCGAGCTCGGTGCACGACAACACGCGAATCGGCATCGGGCTCGGGATGCTGCTGATCACCGTCTCGGCGCTGTGCCACCTGTTCGGCGGGCAGCCGAGCCCGAGCGAGGGGATGGCGGTGCTCGCGCGCGCGGGCGGCATCCTCGGCTGGATGCTCGCGCAGCCCCTGATCCTGCTGCTCACCGACGTCGGCGCGGCCGTCGTGCTCGTGCTGCTCGCCCTGCTCTCGCTGCTCATCCTCACCAAGACCCCGCCCAACCGGATCCCGCAGCGCTTCCGCGACCTCTACGCGTGGCTGTTCGGCGCGCCCGACTCGGCCGACGACACGGCCGCCGCCCCCGAGGAGAAGCCCAAGCGCCGCTCGCGTCGCGAGCGCGCCGAGCAGGTCGAGCTCGACGGGATCGACGGCGACGACGAGACGCCGGGCGGGCTGCTGCCCTGGTGGCGGCGCAACGCGTCGAACCGCGAGGAGGACCCGGAGTTCGCCGCGGCCGGCGCCGAGGGCCTGACCGAGGTGTTCGGCCCGGGCTCGGCTGCGGGCAGCTTCGAGACGCCGCTCGAGGGCGTCCGACCCGCCGACGCGTACGGGGCCGGCGTGATCGACGAGCTCGAGCGGGCCGAGTCGGCGCTGCAGCGGTTCACGGGCGAGGTCCCGCACGGCGGGACCGGGCTCCAGGGCGACGACCCCGGCGCGACGTCCGTGCTCGGCGTCGGCGGTGCGCCCGCCGGCGCCAGCGACGCGGGAGCCGGCGCCCCCGTGGCCTCCGCCGACGAGGCCGCCGCCCCCGAACCCGACCGTCCGTACCACCTGCCCGCATCGTCGACCCTCGCCGCCGGGGCACCGGGCAAGACCCGTTCGGCGGTCAACGACGAGGTCGTGCGGCAGATCACGGGCGTGCTCGAGCAGTTCGGCGTCGACGCGAAGGTCACGGGCTTCTCGCGCGGGCCGACGGTCACGCAGTACGAGATCGAGCTCGGCCCCGGCGTGAAGGTCGAGCGGGTGACCGCGCTGTCCAAGAACCTCGCCTACGCCGTCGCGTCGAACGAGGTGCGCATTCTCTCGCCGATCCCGGGCAAGAGCGCGATCGGCGTGGAGATCCCGAACGCCGACCGCGAGACGGTGACGCTCGGCGACGTGCTGCGCTCGGGCGCCGCGGTGAACGCCAAGCACCCCATGACGATCGGCGTCGGCAAGGACGTCGGCGGCGGGTACGTCGTCGCGAACCTCGCGAAGATGCCGCACCTGCTCGTCGCTGGATCGACCGGTTCGGGCAAGTCGAGCTTCGTCAACTCGATGATCACGAGCCTGCTCATGCGCGCGAAGCCGAGCGAGGTGCGGATGGTGCTGGTCGACCCGAAGCGCGTCGAGCTCGCGCCGTACGCCGGTGTTCCGCACCTCATCACGCCCATCATCACGAACCCCAAGAAGGCCGCCGAGGCGCTGCAGTGGGTCGTGAAGGAGATGGACATGCGCTACGACGACCTCGCGTCGTTCGGCTTCCGTCACATCGACGACTTCAACAAGGCCGTCGTGAACAACGAGATCATCCTGCCGGCCGGCTCGGAGCGCAAGCTCAAGCCGTACCCGTACCTGCTGGTCGTGGTCGACGAGCTCGCCGACCTCATGATGGTCGCCCCGCGCGACGTCGAGGACTCGATCGTGCGCATCACGCAGCTTGCGCGCGCGTCGGGCATCCACCTGGTCCTCGCGACGCAGCGCCCCTCGGTCGACGTCGTCACGGGCCTCATCAAGGCGAACGTGCCGAGCCGGCTCGCGTTCGCGGTGACGAGCGTGACCGACTCGCGCGTCATCCTCGACCAGCCCGGAGCCGACAAGCTGATCGGCCAGGGCGACGCGCTGTTCCTGCCGATGGGCGCCTCGAAGCCCATCCGGGTGCAGGGCGCGTGGGTGACCGAGGCCGAGATCGAGCGGGTCGTCACGCACGTGACGCGCCAGGCGCGGCCCGAGTACCGCAACGACGTCGCGGCCGCGGTCGAGAAGAAGGAGATCGACTCCGACATCGGCGACGACCTCGAGTTGCTGCTCGCGGCGGCCGAGCTCGTGGTCTCGACGCAGTTCGGCTCGACCTCGATGCTGCAGCGGAAGCTCCGCGTGGGCTTCGCGAAGGCCGGCCGGCTCATGGACCTGCTCGAGTCCCGCGAGATCGTGGGCCCGTCCGAGGGCTCGAAGGCGCGCGACGTGCTCGTCACGCCCGAACAGCTGCCGGGCGTGCTCGCGAAGCTCCGCGGCGAGGAGCCGGCGGCCCCGGCCGCGCCCGCGGCATCCGCACCGCCGGCTCAGCCCGCCCCCGCCGCGGCGCCCGCCCCGGCACCGGCGCCCGCCGCACCCGCCGCACCCGCCGCACCCGCCGACGTCGACGACCGCTACGACGACCCGGTCGGGCGGATCCCCGAGGGCCTCGAGGAGGTCGACGCCGACTCCGACGAGGACGCCTGGGGCCTGACGGGTCGCGACTGA
- the pgsA gene encoding CDP-diacylglycerol--glycerol-3-phosphate 3-phosphatidyltransferase yields the protein MTSPAGRTRSANNWNLPNAITVVRIVMAPVFFWLLLADAGQDGPMRWWAAVIFIVAISTDWVDGWLARSRGLVTDLGKILDPIADKLLTSGALVCLSILGELPWWITIVIVVREVGITVWRFVELGRGTVVPASSGGKLKTLTQAIAISLFLAPLWTLVGDWIIWVNWAFMIAALVLTVWSGLLYVRDAFRLAREHRGEAA from the coding sequence ATGACCTCTCCCGCGGGCCGGACCCGCTCGGCGAACAACTGGAACCTGCCGAACGCGATCACGGTCGTGCGGATCGTGATGGCTCCGGTGTTCTTCTGGCTCCTGCTCGCCGATGCGGGCCAGGACGGGCCGATGCGCTGGTGGGCGGCGGTGATCTTCATCGTCGCGATCTCGACCGACTGGGTCGACGGATGGCTCGCACGCTCGCGCGGCCTCGTGACCGACCTCGGCAAGATCCTCGACCCGATCGCCGACAAGCTGCTGACGAGCGGCGCGCTCGTGTGCCTGTCGATCCTCGGCGAGCTGCCGTGGTGGATCACGATCGTCATCGTGGTGCGCGAGGTCGGCATCACCGTGTGGCGCTTCGTCGAGCTCGGCCGGGGCACGGTCGTTCCGGCGTCCTCCGGCGGCAAGCTCAAGACGCTCACGCAGGCGATCGCGATCTCGCTGTTCCTCGCACCGCTCTGGACCCTCGTCGGCGACTGGATCATCTGGGTGAACTGGGCCTTCATGATCGCCGCCCTCGTGCTCACGGTCTGGTCGGGGCTGCTGTATGTGCGCGACGCGTTCCGCCTCGCCCGCGAGCACCGCGGCGAGGCCGCGTGA